The genomic DNA GGAGCACCTGGACGTTCTGGAACAGCCAGCCGGGGCGGATGTGTTGGGCGTGCTTGGCGACTACCTGCGCGACGCTGGCGCCCAGCTGGTGCTGACCGGGACTCAGGCTGAAACGGGCGAAGGTTCGGGCATGTTGCCGTTCCTGCTGGCCGAGAAGCTGGGCTGGCCGTTGATCGTTGGCCTGGCGGAAGTGGAGTCGATTGAAAATGGCACCGCCCAGGTGCTGCAGGCACTGCCACGCGGGCAGCGGCGTCGCCTGAAGGTGCGCCTGCCGTTGTTGGCGACTGTGGATAACGCCGCGCCCAAGCCACGCCAGAGCGCGTTCGGGCCGGCGCGGCGGGGTGTGTTGGCAGCGCGTAACGTGGCGATTGTCGAAGACGACCTGCTGGCCGAGGCAGAGCTGCAACCGGCCCGCCCACGGCCCAAGCGACTGAAGGTGATCAAGGCCAAGAGCGGCGCCGACCGGATGAAAGCGGCAACGGCCAAGGCCAGTGGCGGCGGGGGCAAGGTGCTCAAGGATGTATCGCCGCAAGAGGGCGCTGAGGCAATCCTCAAGCTATTGGTGGAGGAAGGGGTCCTGCGCTGAATTAGCAGGCCCTTCACATGCCTTGCATCATGCGCGCACTTTGTAGGAGCAGCCTTGTGCTGCGAAGAGGCCGGTAAATGCACAGTGATTCTTCGCTGCTGTCACGGGCCTCTTCGCAGCGCAAGGCTGCTCCTACAGGGCCGGTTTGCTGGGCCGTCAAGGCAGCTCGCCAGCCACATTGAAGGCCCAGAAGGCCAACCCTTCGATCACCGGTTCGAAGGTGACCCGCTCCCCTCCAGCAGACGCACCCTGCCCACCATCAGAATTGCACACCGTGCCACGAAATAGTCCCCGCTGCCGTCCTCAGCCTTGATCACTCCCACTCCCTTCACCTCGTGGAACCACTTCACAGTGCCGTTCAGGCGCCTGTGCATAAGTGACCTCTGGCTAAGCCCAACCTGTGGCTTCAATCAAACACAAAGGGGGTTATGTGGAAACTGGCAGAAATGACAGGTCCGGTGGGATCTTACCCCCGGAATCTGTTCGCCAAGGTGTGGATAAAGTGTTCGTGCTTCTCTGCAGGCCAAGAGGGACGCGGGATTCAAGGGCATGATCGAATAATGATCAAATAAAAGCTGGCATTGGGCTGTTTGAATGCGGGGCTGATGCGCGAAGTTCCCCACAATCGCTGTTGGCGGCTCTGTGGATAAGATGTTGGCCGTCGTCTGTAGCACATGCACATAGCGGGCTTGGCGATATCGTTCAAATAATGATCAAGTCTTCTCCGTATTGCGCAAACCGTTACCAACTGGGCCTTTCAAGCGTTTATTCACAGCCTTGAACAGACAACAGGAGGAGTTGTTAACGAATTCTGTTCATCCACCTGTGGGCAAGGTGTTCGTGAATGGTCGTAGCCCTTGTAGGGCCTGGGCTGTAGAGTTTTGTTCAAAATTCGACCAAGGCAACTGTCATTTCTGCCAGTTTCCTAATGTGCTCACGGGTACTATCGTCTCGTTATTCCATCGAAACGAGCTCAGACTATCGATGAATAACCTTTTGCTGATGACCGATAGGCAGCGTTCAGTGTTGGCGGGGCGCAGCTCAAGCTCGATAGAAAGAGCCTTCACCCCATACGGCTATGCGCCACTGGGGGCAGGCCCTCTCACGGCCTTTGCGGGGCAGTGTCATGATCCATTGACAGGGTGCTATCACCTTGGCAACGGACATAGGCTGTATGGCCCTCGCCAGATGCGTTACTTGAGCCCAGATCGCCTGAGCCCCTTTGGCAGGGGCGGGTTGAATGCATATGCCTACTGTGCAGCGGACCCTGTGAACCACATCGACCCTAGCGGCAGGTTCCTGGCGGTACTGACTTCAATTGAAGCTTCCAGAGCTACGACCCTTGCGGCCTATGCCGGCCTCAATGTGGCTGCCTGGATGACGCGTGCCCAAAACAACGCGGGTGTCTGGGGGCTGCGGCAACTGGCAGTCGAAACAGCATTGGTGACGACAGGCGTGGGAATGTTGTTTACCGGCTCGCCTAGTTTGCAGCCCGTGGCGTTGGGCTTGGTTACCGCTGGCAATACAACTTCGATCTTTAAATCGTTAATAACGATCGGGCAAAGGTTGGGAAATGGGTTGGGAGAAGCTTGGAGGTCTATAGGAGACAATATCCGCAGTGTTTTCAGTATAAAGCGTGAACAAAAACAAATTCTGCCTCCCACGCCTAGCCCAGCGTCGTCAATACCTGCTATTTCCAATACTGTCAGGGGGCTCAGAATCGATATGGACTCGGGCCATATGAGCATTCAGATGCATGAAATAGTCTCGGAGGTCAGATCTGGGGAGGTGAGTCCACCTCAGCATTTACAGACGACTTGGCTGTGATGCGCCATACCCGCTCACGTAGCTATACCGCCTGGGGTGCTGTGTGTGGGGTGGTGTCTGGCTCCCGCCTGGCATTTTGCGGGGAATACCGCGACGCATTGGCTGGGCATTACCTTCTCGGTAACGGTCGACGGGCCTACAACCCAGCGCTCATGCGCTTCAACAGCGCCGATACGCTCAGCCCGTTTGGCAGGGGCGGGATAAATACCTATGCCTATTGCTTAAACGATCCGATCAACCGGGTCGATCGCAATGGCGCATTCTCCTTTCCCAACTCAGTTTATTTTGCTGTCTTGGCAGAAAGTGCACTTAACGTCGTGGATGGATTAATGGCGACGCTCAAACTGATCGTTCAGTCGCGCCAACTGGGCTCCACGCCTTCATTTAAGCAACAAGTTCAGGTCCTTGCCAAAACCCAAAAGGGGATTGCGAAAATTGCAGCGTCTGCCTTTGCTTGGAAGGAGCAGGGGGCTCCGACTATTCCGTCCGTGACAGAAAGTGCAATGGCGGGAGCTGTGGCTACGGGCCTTGGTATCACGGAGCGTTTTGTGAACCTCAAGCTGAGCTCGGATGTCGTGGTGCCCTATCTGTGGAAATCACCAGGCCAGATACCCGGCGTGGTCGTGGACCTTATGCGGATTCAGACAGGAATTAGCCCGGTGCAGACGATTGTCAGTAACGTTGTGCAGAAGATCCGTGGAAACCCGGTGGGCACGATTGATCGTGCATGAAGGTCATAACCAGGCAGCCAATTTTCTGCCTGCCTGGTTCACTATTGTTTACTGCGCCTGCACTTCCTTCAAATACGGCGCCGGCTCCGCCCCCAGGTTCTCCAGCACCCGCTGGCTGTACCAGTCGATGAAGTTCACCACACCAAACTCATAAGTCTTCGAGTACGGCCCTGGCTGATAAGCCGTGGAGTTGATCCCGCGTTGGTTCTCTTCCGCCAGGCGGCGGTCCTGGTCGTTGGTGGCATCCCACACCTTGCGCATGCGCTCCGGGTCGTAGTCGACGCCTTCAACCGCATCCTTGTGCACCAGCCACTTGGTGGTGACCAAGGTCTCCTGGGCGCTGATCGGCCACACGGTGAAGACGATCATGTGATCGCCCATGCAGTGGTTCCACGAGTGAGGCAGGTGCAGGATGCGCATCGAGCCGAGGTCCGGGTTCTTGATACGGCCCATCAGCTTCTGGCAGGCCTGCTTGCCGTCCATGGTCATCGACACAGTGCCCTTGAGCAGCGGCATGCGCACGATGCGGTTACGCAGGCCGTGGCTCTTGTGCAGGTACGGGATTTTCTCGGCTTCCCAGGCGGCGGCAGAGGCAGCCACGTGGTCTTTGAATTCCTGGCTGGCACGCGGGTCGTTGGTGTCGTCCCATTCCAGCAGGGTC from Pseudomonas kermanshahensis includes the following:
- a CDS encoding RHS repeat-associated core domain-containing protein, producing the protein MRHTRSRSYTAWGAVCGVVSGSRLAFCGEYRDALAGHYLLGNGRRAYNPALMRFNSADTLSPFGRGGINTYAYCLNDPINRVDRNGAFSFPNSVYFAVLAESALNVVDGLMATLKLIVQSRQLGSTPSFKQQVQVLAKTQKGIAKIAASAFAWKEQGAPTIPSVTESAMAGAVATGLGITERFVNLKLSSDVVVPYLWKSPGQIPGVVVDLMRIQTGISPVQTIVSNVVQKIRGNPVGTIDRA
- a CDS encoding RHS repeat-associated core domain-containing protein produces the protein MTDRQRSVLAGRSSSSIERAFTPYGYAPLGAGPLTAFAGQCHDPLTGCYHLGNGHRLYGPRQMRYLSPDRLSPFGRGGLNAYAYCAADPVNHIDPSGRFLAVLTSIEASRATTLAAYAGLNVAAWMTRAQNNAGVWGLRQLAVETALVTTGVGMLFTGSPSLQPVALGLVTAGNTTSIFKSLITIGQRLGNGLGEAWRSIGDNIRSVFSIKREQKQILPPTPSPASSIPAISNTVRGLRIDMDSGHMSIQMHEIVSEVRSGEVSPPQHLQTTWL
- a CDS encoding electron transfer flavoprotein subunit beta codes for the protein MSTKVISLVSIGAHPSSGRARRAEQDARAVELGLQLAGDNLQVVHAGDPQEEALRAYLGMGLEHLDVLEQPAGADVLGVLGDYLRDAGAQLVLTGTQAETGEGSGMLPFLLAEKLGWPLIVGLAEVESIENGTAQVLQALPRGQRRRLKVRLPLLATVDNAAPKPRQSAFGPARRGVLAARNVAIVEDDLLAEAELQPARPRPKRLKVIKAKSGADRMKAATAKASGGGGKVLKDVSPQEGAEAILKLLVEEGVLR